DNA sequence from the Entomomonas asaccharolytica genome:
AGCCAATGGATGGATAGCTAATTTTATTTGATTAAGCCCTATTAAAGCAGCCATTAAAGTTACTATAGGCAATAATGAATAACTAACCCATGCAAAGCTATTATCATAAAGATAAAGTGAAGTGACTACTAAAAAACCTATATAAAGAATAACTAGTGCATCTCGTTTGGTTTTTAGTTCAATTAATTTTAATGAAAAAGCCGCGACAAGTAATGCTAGCCCCCCCTCTAATCCTAAAACAGTACCACGTGTGAAATAAATACCAATACCAATAATAACTATCAAGCCAACTTTGATAATTTTATTGGGATAATTAAATTTCATTCGGTAAATTTGGATACGCCATACAGCACAGCCTAGCCATAGACCCAATGTCCACCATGGCAAATAAAATAATAGTGGGAAAATAGCCAATGCTTGAGCAATTAATAACCACGTTAAACCATTGCGAGTAACTAATGCAGTATTTTCTGTCATTGTGTTACTCCATGCATGGCTAAGGCATATAATGCTGCTAGTTTATGTTTATCGCCTATGGATGGCGCTAATTCAAACCCAGGTAATCTTACACCATAAGGCTGCTGCTCTTGTTCTAGCTTCAATACCCAAAAACAAAGCACAGATAAACGGTGTTCAACACTTCCATCAACTTGATCAAAATCTAACCAAGGCTCCTTACCTGCCAGTGCGGAAAAATCCCTTACAAAAAGCCCCTGACCTTTAGAAAAAGATTTCCAGTTAACCAAGCGCATAGAATCCCCTGGTTGATAAGTTCGTAACCCCTGAAAATCATCAACGCCTTTTCCGTGTGCATGTAAACCTTCTTCTTCCTTACCTGCGTGGCCAAGTGTTGATATCACCCCTTCAATAGGTTTAGGATAAACAACCACTTTAAATAATAGATTAATTTGCACCCAAGTGACAAATAATCCTAATGGAAACTGGGTTTCTAAATGGACTTTTCCTGGAGAAAAAACACCACGCTTTTTGGCTAATTTTGCTAACAGTATTTCAGCACCTGCTAACTTATCAATATCTATTAACTGTAAATGATTATCTTCTTGTTTTTTTCGACTATCATTCCAAATAACTGCTATCGCTTGCCGTGTTGCGCCTTTAGTCACCTCCAAGCGCATTCTGAAATTAGCCAAATCTCCTGCAAAAACAGGCTCTGCTCCTGCATTTATTAGCTTAATTCCAGAGAGATTCCGACAGGTATGGATAATGGTAAGAAACATCACTGCGCTTAATAAAAAACACAATCCATACGCTAAGTTATTTTGGTAATTAATACCTACCAATAAAATAATAAGGAGTAATAATATAAAGGCCAAACCTGCCTTAGTAGGCAGTACATATACCCGTTTACTATTAAGCGAAATTTCTCGACCAACAAGCATGCGCTTATCAACCCATTTTTCAAATTGCTTACTAATAATAGCCATTAGATAACAGGAACTTTCGTCAATAGCTGTTGCACCAACGCTCCACCCTGCTGCCCTATTTGGTCATGTAAGCGATGTCCCACCACAGCTGGTAAAACTGCTTGCACATCCTCTGGAATCACGTAATCACGACCTGCTAAATAAGCCCAAGACCTAGCAGCTGCTAACAATCCCAAACTAGCTCGAGGAGATAACCCTTCACCAAAACCATCCTCCACACGAGATAATGTAACTATTCTTAAAATGTAATCAATAATAGCTTCACTGGTTTTTATTTGAGGAATGATTGCTTGTGCTTGTTTTAATTCTTGATGAGTTAAAATAGGATCTATATTAGGTAGAATAGTGCGTCTTGACTGCCCCATCAATAAGGCTTTTTCTGCTGCTTGTGCAGGATAACCCAAAGATAATCGCATTAAAAAACGGTCTAATTGTGAATCAGGTAATGCGAATGTTCCCCCTTGATTAGAAGGATTTTGCGTAGCAATTACAAAAAAAGGATCTGGTAATAATCTTGTCATTCCTTCGATAGTAACCTGCCCTTCTTCCATAGCTTCCAATAAAGCACTTTGGCTTTTAGGGGTAGCGCGGTTGATTTCATCTGCTAACACTAACTCAACAAAAATAGGCCCAGGATGAAATATAAACTCACCTGTATTCTTATCAAACACTGAAGTGCCTAAAATATCACCAGGCAATAAATCAGAAGTAAATTGAATACGTTGAAAAGTTAGCCCCATCACTCTAGCTAATGCTTGGCTTAATGTCGTTTTACCCATTCCAGGTAAATCTTCTAATAACAAATGACCTTTTGCCAGTAAACAGGTAACCGCTAACCGAACTTGTAAATCTTTTCCCAACACTACTTTATTAACGATATTAATACAGTTATTAAGTTTGGTAAGCATCTAATATTCCTTTGATAACACAGCTATATCTAAACAGTTAGAGCAGACTACGAGAGTAGTTAACTAATATTAACTAACAGTAGCTATTGAGCTAAACGTAAAATCTAACAGTTAATAGTACAAGATTCTACAAAATAATTGTAAAACAATTTACTTAAAGAATAATGAGATTAGTAATTTTATTGGTAGAAATAAACTTTATCCCTATTTTTTTCTACACCTTTAATAATAAAAAAGCCCAACATAAGTTGGGCTTTTTAACAAGTAAACCCTAATTATTTAAGGATTTTAGATACAACACCTGCACCTACTGTACGACCACCTTCACGAATAGCGAAACGTAAACCGTCTTCCATCGCGATTGGGTTAATTAAAGTAACAACCATTTTCACGTTATCACCTGGCATAACCATTTCAGTACCTTCTGGTAATTCACAAGAACCAGTTACGTCAGTAGTACGGAAGTAGAATTGTGGACGGTAGCCTTTGAAGAAAGGAGTGTGACGACCACCTTCTTCTTTTGACAAAATGTACACTTCACATTCAAACTCAGTGTGAGGAGTGATAGAACCTGGTTTAGCTAATACTTGACCACGTTCAACGTCTTCACGCTTAGTACCACGTAATAATGCACCAATGTTCTCACCTGCACGACCTTCGTCTAGCAATTTACGGAACATTTCAACACCAGTACAGGTAGTTTTAGTCGTAGGACGTAAGCCAACGATTTCAATTTCTTCACCAGTCTTAACAATACCACGCTCAACACGGCCAGTTACCACAGTACCACGACCAGAGATTGAGAACACGTCTTCGATTGGCATTAAGAATGGTTGATCGATAGCACGTACAGGCTCAGGGATATACGAATCTAAAGTTTCAACTAGTTTACGAACTGCTGAAACACCGATTTCGTTATCATCTTTACCTTCTAATGCCATTAATGCAGAACCGATAATGATAGGAGTATCATCACCTGGGAAGTCGTAGCTGTTTAATAAGTCACGAACTTCCATCTCTACTAATTCGATCAACTCAGCATCATCAACCATGTCTGCTTTGTTTAAGAATACCACGATGTAAGGTACACCTACTTGACGAGACAATAAGATGTGCTCACGAGTTTGTGGCATAGGACCATCAGCAGCTGAACAAACAAGGATAGCACCATCCATTTGTGCAGCACCAGTGATCATGTTTTTAACATAGTCAGCATGGCCTGGGCAGTCAACGTGCGCGTAGTGACGAGCTGGAGAGTCGTACTCTACGTGAGATGTATTAATAGTAATACCACGAGCCTTTTCTTCTGGAGCATTATCGATTTGGTCGAATGCTTTAGCAGAACCACCCCAAGTATCAGAGCACACTTTAGTTAATGCTGCTGTTAGAGTAGTTTTACCATGGTCCACGTGACCGATTGTACCTACGTTTACGTGGGGTTTGTTACGTTCAAATTTTTCCTTAGCCACGAGAATAAACCTCTTATCAAATCAAATGGAAATATTAACCTTGTTTTTTACTAATTGCTTCAGCAATATTTGATGGTGCCTCAGCATATTTCAAGAACTCCATAGAGTAACTTGCACGACCCTGAGACATTGAGCGAACATCGGTAGCATAACCGAACATTTCACCCAATGGAACTTCTGCTCTAATAACTGTACCAGAAACAGAATCTTCCATACCCTGAATCATACCACGACGGCGGTTAAGGTCACCCATTACATCGCCCATGTAGTCTTCAGGAGTTACCACTTCAACTTTCATAATAGGCTCTAACAACACTGCTCCACCTTTGGTAGAAAGTTGTTTAGTTGCCATTGAAGCAGCAAATTTAAATGCCATCTCGGAAGAGTCAACATCATGGTATGAACCATCAAATACTGTTGCTTTTAAACCTAACAGAGGATAACCGGCAACCACACCGTTTTTCATCTGTTCTTCAATACCCTTCTGGATAGCTGGAATATATTCTTTAGGAATAGCACCACCAACGATTTCGTTAATAAATACTAGACCTTCTTGCCCTTCATCAGCAGGAGCAAAACGAATCCAACAATGACCATATTGACCACGACCACCTGATTGACGAACGTATTTACCTTCAACTTCACAGGTATTACGAATCGCTTCACGGTAAGCAACTTGTGGTTTACCAATATTAGCCTCAACACCAAATTCGCGTTTCATACGATCAACGATGATGTCTAAATGCAACTCACCCATACCAGAAATAATGGTTTGACCTGATTCTTCATCTGTTTTAACACGGAATGAAGGGTCTTCTTGAGCTAATTTACTTAAAGCAAGACCCATTTTTTCTTGGTCAGCTTTAGTTTTTGGCTCAACAGCTACCGAAATAACTGGTTCTGGGAAATCCATACGCTCAAGGATAATTTGCTTGTCGTTATCGCATAAAGTATCACCTGTAGTAACATCTTTCATACCGATAAGCGCAGCAATATCACCTGCACGTACTTCATCAATTTCTTTACGATCGTTAGCATGCATTTGCACCATACGACCAACACGCTCTTTTTTACCCTTTACAGAGTTAATCACAGAGTCGCCTGATTTTAGTACACCTGAATAAACACGTACGAAAGTTAACGTTCCTACGAATTTATCAGAAGCAATTTTAAATGCTAACGCTGAGAATGGTTCGCTGTCATCTGCATGACGCTCATCATGTTTCTCTTCATCATCTGGATCAGTTCCTTTAATAGCAGGAATTTCATCAGGTGCTGGTAAGAATTGAATCACCGCATCTAGCACTAATGGTACACCTTTATTTTTAAAGGAAGAACCACACACTGCAGGCACAATTTCATTAGCTAATGTACGAATACGTAGGCCAGCAACGATATCTTCATAAGATAAGTCACCTTCTTCTAAGTATTTATTCATTAACTCTTCATTCGCTTCAGCCGCAGCTTCAACCATGTTAGAACGGTATTCTTCAGCTTGTGCTTGTAACTCAGCTGGAATTTCTTCTTCGCGATAAGTTACACCTTTATCATCTTCATTCCAATAGATTGCTTTCATTTTTAATAAATCTACTTGGCCTTGGAAGTTATCCTCAGCACCAATTGGAAGTTGAATTGGTACAGGTGTATGACCTAAACGATTTTTGATTTGGTCAACAACACGTAAGAAATTAGCACCAGCACGGTCCATTTTATTAACGTACACAACACGAGGTACGCAATATTTATTTGCTTGACGCCATACAGTTTCAGATTGTGGTTCAACACCAGAAGTACCACAAAACACTACTACTGCACCATCAAGTACACGTAATGAACGCTCTACTTCAATAGTAAAGTCAACGTGACCAGGAGTATCAATTACGTTAACACGATAATTATCAAACTGCTTACTTGAGCCAGACCAAAACGCTGTTGTTGCAGCAGAAGTAATAGTAATACCGCGCTCTTGTTCTTGTTCCATCCAGTCCATGGTGGCAGCACCATCATGAACCTCACCTAATTTGTGATTTACACCGGTATAGAACAGAATACGTTCTGTAGTGGTAGTTTTACCAGCATCAACGTGCGCACAGATACCAATATTACGATAACGATTAATAGGAGTTGTACGAGCCATAAGGTCCTCGTTAAATAATTAATACAGTTAGAAACGATAGTGAGAGAATGCTTTGTTGGCTTCAGCCATACGATGCACGTCTTCACGCTTCTTAACTGCTGCTCCTTTACCTTCAGAAGCATCTAATAATTCACCCGCTAGTCTAAGCGCCATAGATTTTTCACCGCGCTTACGGGAAGCATCTACTAACCAGCGCATTGCTAGCGCATTACGGCGTGATGGGCGTACTTCTACCGGCACCTGATAAGTTGCACCACCTACACGGCGTGACTTTACTTCTACTAAGGGAGCGATAGCCTCAAGTGCTTTTTCGAAGAACTCTAAAGGTTGCTCGGTATTTTTACGCTGTTTAATGGTTTCAAGCGCGCCGTAAACGATACGTTCGGCGACTGCTTTTTTACCACTTTCCATCACGTGATTGATAAACTTAGCGAGAATTTGACTTCCATACTTAGGATCATCAAGAATTTCACGCTTCGCTGCTACACGACGTCTTGGCATTGGATAAGCCCTCTAAAACGGTCTTCAGGTTAGTTCGGGATAATCCCGTCCTTACTCTTATCGACTCAAAAAAATTAAAAAATTACTTAGGACGCTTCGCGCCATATTTTGAACGACCTTGCTTACGGTCTTTAACACCAGTGGTATCTAAAGAACCACGCACAGTATGATAACGCACACCTGGCAAGTCTTTAACACGACCACCACGGATTAGTACCACACTATGCTCTTGCAAGTTATGACCTTCACCACCAATGTATGAAGTCACTTCGTATCCATTAGTTAAACGCACACGACATACTTTACGCATAGCCGAGTTTGGTTTTTTAGGTGTAGTTGTGTAAACACGTACACAAACTCCACGACGTTGGGGGCAGCGCTGCAAAGCTGGCACGTCACTTTTTTCGACGAGACGCTTGCGAGGCTTGCGCACCAATTGATTAATTGTTGCCATCTATCGCTCCACGAAACATTTTTACAACATAATAAAAATGGCGAGGCAAAACCCCGCCAAATTTAGGGATATAAAGTCTAAAGACAATCAATCCCTACGTCAAGCAAACAATGATATTTTGTCAATATAACTTAATTTTCTGTTAAGTTTAATGCTTCTGTTAATGCTGCTTCCACTTCATCAGCACTCACTTGCGCATTTGGATCAATATCACGTTTTTGTTTGCGTTCATTATGGTAAGTTAAACCTGTACCTGCTGGTATCAAGCGACCAACCACAACGTTTTCTTTAAGTCCACGTAAATAATCACGTTTGCCTGTTACCGCTGCTTCAGTAAGAACACGTGTTGTTTCTTGGAATGAAGCCGCAGAGATAAAGGACTCAGTAGATAATGAAGCTTTAGTAATACCTAATAAAATTCGCTCATATTTTGCTGGGAATTTATTAGCTGCTGCTAGCTCTTCATTTTCTTCAAGTACTTTGGTTAATTCTGCTTGATCGCCTTTGATTAAGCTTGAATCACCTGTTTCAGAAACTTCCACTTTACGTAACATTTGGCGTAAGATCGTTTCAATATGCTTATCGTTAATCTTCACACCTTGTAAACGATAAACTTCTTGAATTTCTTGCACGATATAATGTGCTAAAGCAGAAACACCTAATAAACGTAAAATATCGTGTGGATTACTTGGGCCATCCGAAATTACTTCACCACGGCTTACTTGCTCACCTTCAAACACGTTCAGGTGACGCCATTTTGGAATTAACTCTTCGTATGGCTCTGCACCATCAGTTGGCGTAATCACTAAACGACGTTTACCTTTAGTTTCTTTACCGAAAGAAATCGTACCACTTATTTCTGCAAGAATTGCAGGCTCTTTCGGACGACGCGCTTCAAACAAGTCAGCTACACGAGGTAGACCACCCGTAATATCACGAGTCTTAACCGTTTCAGTTGGGATACGGGCAATAACTTCACCGATACCAATCTTCGCACCATCAGTAATATTTACTAAGGCATTAGCAGGTAATAAGTATTGTGCTGGTACATCAGTACCTGGTAATAATAAATCTTTACCTTTCGCATCAATTAATTTAACCGCAGGACGAATATCTTTACCTGCCACAGGACGATCTTTAGGATCCATTACCTGAATATTAGTCAAACCAGTTAGTTCATCAGCTTGACGTTTAATGGTAATACCTTCTTCCATACCTACGAAAGAAACCATACCCTCAACTTCAGAAACAATTGGGTGAGTACTTGGATCCCATTTAGCAATTACAGCGCCTGCGGCTACCTTATCACCATCATTAATAGTAATTACTGCACCATAAGGTAATTTATAACGCTCACGCTCACGGCCAAACTCATCGGCAACCGCTAACTCACCTGAACGAGATACAGCTACTAAAGCACCATCAGCACGCACAACATGTTTTAAGTTATGTAAACGTACTGTTCCACCGTTCTTCACTTGAACGCTATCAGCTGCTGCACTACGGCTAGCCGCACCACCGATATGGAAGGTACGCATGGTTAACTGGGTACCTGGCTCACCAATTGATTGAGCAGCAATAACACCAACAGATTCACCCATGTTTACAAGGTGACCACGTGCTAAATCACGACCATAACATTGAGCACATAAACCATAACGCGATTCACAGGTGATTGGTGAACGTACAAATATTTCATCAACATTCATGTGCTCAACAAATTCAACCCATTTCTCATCAAGCAATGTTCCTGCTGGAATGATCACATCATTTTTGCTACCTGGTTTGATAACATCATTAGCAACCACGCGACCTAATACTCGCTCAGCTAATGGCTCAACCACTTCACCGCCTTCAATATAGGCTGTCATTAATAAGCCTTGATCTGTACCACAATCACGCTCATTTACTACCAAGTCTTGTGCTACATCTACTAGACGACGAGTTAAGTAACCAGAGTTAGCTGTTTTTAACGCTGTATCTGCTAAACCTTTACGTGCACCGTGGGTAGAAATAAAGTATTGTAATACATTTAAGCCTTCACGGAAGTTAGCAATAATTGGGGTTTCGATAATAGAACCATCTGGTTTAGCCATCAAACCACGCATACCTGCTAACTGACGAATCTGTGCTGCAGAACCCCGCGCACCTGAGTCAGCCATCATATACATAGAGTTGAAAGACTCTTGCTCTACTTCTTTACCTTCGCGATCTATAACCTTTTCTTTGGAAAGGTTAGCCATCATCGCTTTTGATACTTCATCGTTAGCTTTTGACCAAAGGTCAATTACCTTATTATACTTCTCACCTTGTGTTACCAAACCAGAAGCATATTGGCTTTCAATCTCTTTCACTTCACGGGTAGCACTTTCAATAATACGTCTTTTCTCATCAGGAATAACGAAGTCATTCACTCCGATAGATACGCCTGATAAGGTAGAGTATGCAAAACCTGTGTACATTAATTGGTCAGCAAAAATTACGGTGTCTTTTAATCCCACTGTACGATAAGCTTGGTTAATTAGCTTAGAAATTGCTTTCTTTTTCATGGGTTGGTTAACCACATCAAAAGACAAGCCTTCTGGTACAATTTGGAATAACAATGCGCGACCAATCGTTGTATCAACAATACGCGTATTTTTAGTCACTTCACCTGTATCACGATCTTTTACAGTCTCATTAATACGTACTTTTACTTTAGCATGTAGTGCTGCTTCACCTGAACGATAAGCGCGATCTACTTCTTGTAAGTCAGCAAAGGCACGACCTTCACCTTTTGCATTGACTGCATCACGAGTCATATAGTAAAGACCTAATACCACGTCCTGTGAAGGAACGATAATAGGCTCACCATTGGCTGGTGATAATACGTTGTTAGTAGACATCATTAACGCACGCGCTTCTAATTGCGCTTCAATGGTTAATGGCACGTGTACTGCCATTTGGTCACCGTCGAAGTCAGCGTTATAAGCCGCACATACTAACGGATGTAACTGAATAGCTTTACCTTCAATTAATACAGGTTCAAACGCTTGAATACCTAAGCGGTGCAGCGTAGGTGCACGGTTTAATAGTACTGGATGTTCGCGGATTACATCAGCTAAAACGTCCCATACTTCTGGTAACTCACGCTCCACCATTTTCTTAGCAGCTTTAATAGTAGTCGCAATGCCGCGTGCTTCTAATTTACCAAAAATAAATGGTTTGAATAATTCAAGTGCCATTTTCTTAGGTAAACCACATTGATGTAAACGTAAAGTAGGGCCTACAGTAATTACAGAACGACCAGAGTAGTCAACACGCTTACCTAATAAGTTCTGACGGAAACGACCTTGTTTACCTTTGATCATATCAGCCAAAGATTTTAAAGGACG
Encoded proteins:
- the rpsG gene encoding 30S ribosomal protein S7, with product MPRRRVAAKREILDDPKYGSQILAKFINHVMESGKKAVAERIVYGALETIKQRKNTEQPLEFFEKALEAIAPLVEVKSRRVGGATYQVPVEVRPSRRNALAMRWLVDASRKRGEKSMALRLAGELLDASEGKGAAVKKREDVHRMAEANKAFSHYRF
- the tuf gene encoding elongation factor Tu, with amino-acid sequence MAKEKFERNKPHVNVGTIGHVDHGKTTLTAALTKVCSDTWGGSAKAFDQIDNAPEEKARGITINTSHVEYDSPARHYAHVDCPGHADYVKNMITGAAQMDGAILVCSAADGPMPQTREHILLSRQVGVPYIVVFLNKADMVDDAELIELVEMEVRDLLNSYDFPGDDTPIIIGSALMALEGKDDNEIGVSAVRKLVETLDSYIPEPVRAIDQPFLMPIEDVFSISGRGTVVTGRVERGIVKTGEEIEIVGLRPTTKTTCTGVEMFRKLLDEGRAGENIGALLRGTKREDVERGQVLAKPGSITPHTEFECEVYILSKEEGGRHTPFFKGYRPQFYFRTTDVTGSCELPEGTEMVMPGDNVKMVVTLINPIAMEDGLRFAIREGGRTVGAGVVSKILK
- the rpsL gene encoding 30S ribosomal protein S12: MATINQLVRKPRKRLVEKSDVPALQRCPQRRGVCVRVYTTTPKKPNSAMRKVCRVRLTNGYEVTSYIGGEGHNLQEHSVVLIRGGRVKDLPGVRYHTVRGSLDTTGVKDRKQGRSKYGAKRPK
- a CDS encoding AAA family ATPase, which codes for MLTKLNNCINIVNKVVLGKDLQVRLAVTCLLAKGHLLLEDLPGMGKTTLSQALARVMGLTFQRIQFTSDLLPGDILGTSVFDKNTGEFIFHPGPIFVELVLADEINRATPKSQSALLEAMEEGQVTIEGMTRLLPDPFFVIATQNPSNQGGTFALPDSQLDRFLMRLSLGYPAQAAEKALLMGQSRRTILPNIDPILTHQELKQAQAIIPQIKTSEAIIDYILRIVTLSRVEDGFGEGLSPRASLGLLAAARSWAYLAGRDYVIPEDVQAVLPAVVGHRLHDQIGQQGGALVQQLLTKVPVI
- the rpoC gene encoding DNA-directed RNA polymerase subunit beta' translates to MKDLLNLLKNQGQSGEFDAIRIGLASPEMIRSWSFGEVKKPETINYRTFKPERDGLFCAKIFGPVKDYECLCGKYKRLKHRGVICEKCGVEVALTKVRRERMGHIELASPTAHIWFLKSLPSRIGLLLDMTLRDIERVLYFESYVVIDPGMTTLEKGQLLNDEQYFEALEEFADEFDARMGAEAIRELLMQIDLDHEINTLREEIPQTNSETKIKKLSKRLKLMEAFKNSGNKPEWMILTVLPVLPPDLRPLVPLDGGRFATSDLNDLYRRVINRNNRLKRLLDLAAPDIIVRNEKRMLQESVDALLDNGRRGRAITGSNKRPLKSLADMIKGKQGRFRQNLLGKRVDYSGRSVITVGPTLRLHQCGLPKKMALELFKPFIFGKLEARGIATTIKAAKKMVERELPEVWDVLADVIREHPVLLNRAPTLHRLGIQAFEPVLIEGKAIQLHPLVCAAYNADFDGDQMAVHVPLTIEAQLEARALMMSTNNVLSPANGEPIIVPSQDVVLGLYYMTRDAVNAKGEGRAFADLQEVDRAYRSGEAALHAKVKVRINETVKDRDTGEVTKNTRIVDTTIGRALLFQIVPEGLSFDVVNQPMKKKAISKLINQAYRTVGLKDTVIFADQLMYTGFAYSTLSGVSIGVNDFVIPDEKRRIIESATREVKEIESQYASGLVTQGEKYNKVIDLWSKANDEVSKAMMANLSKEKVIDREGKEVEQESFNSMYMMADSGARGSAAQIRQLAGMRGLMAKPDGSIIETPIIANFREGLNVLQYFISTHGARKGLADTALKTANSGYLTRRLVDVAQDLVVNERDCGTDQGLLMTAYIEGGEVVEPLAERVLGRVVANDVIKPGSKNDVIIPAGTLLDEKWVEFVEHMNVDEIFVRSPITCESRYGLCAQCYGRDLARGHLVNMGESVGVIAAQSIGEPGTQLTMRTFHIGGAASRSAAADSVQVKNGGTVRLHNLKHVVRADGALVAVSRSGELAVADEFGRERERYKLPYGAVITINDGDKVAAGAVIAKWDPSTHPIVSEVEGMVSFVGMEEGITIKRQADELTGLTNIQVMDPKDRPVAGKDIRPAVKLIDAKGKDLLLPGTDVPAQYLLPANALVNITDGAKIGIGEVIARIPTETVKTRDITGGLPRVADLFEARRPKEPAILAEISGTISFGKETKGKRRLVITPTDGAEPYEELIPKWRHLNVFEGEQVSRGEVISDGPSNPHDILRLLGVSALAHYIVQEIQEVYRLQGVKINDKHIETILRQMLRKVEVSETGDSSLIKGDQAELTKVLEENEELAAANKFPAKYERILLGITKASLSTESFISAASFQETTRVLTEAAVTGKRDYLRGLKENVVVGRLIPAGTGLTYHNERKQKRDIDPNAQVSADEVEAALTEALNLTEN
- a CDS encoding DUF58 domain-containing protein, translated to MAIISKQFEKWVDKRMLVGREISLNSKRVYVLPTKAGLAFILLLLIILLVGINYQNNLAYGLCFLLSAVMFLTIIHTCRNLSGIKLINAGAEPVFAGDLANFRMRLEVTKGATRQAIAVIWNDSRKKQEDNHLQLIDIDKLAGAEILLAKLAKKRGVFSPGKVHLETQFPLGLFVTWVQINLLFKVVVYPKPIEGVISTLGHAGKEEEGLHAHGKGVDDFQGLRTYQPGDSMRLVNWKSFSKGQGLFVRDFSALAGKEPWLDFDQVDGSVEHRLSVLCFWVLKLEQEQQPYGVRLPGFELAPSIGDKHKLAALYALAMHGVTQ
- the fusA gene encoding elongation factor G; protein product: MARTTPINRYRNIGICAHVDAGKTTTTERILFYTGVNHKLGEVHDGAATMDWMEQEQERGITITSAATTAFWSGSSKQFDNYRVNVIDTPGHVDFTIEVERSLRVLDGAVVVFCGTSGVEPQSETVWRQANKYCVPRVVYVNKMDRAGANFLRVVDQIKNRLGHTPVPIQLPIGAEDNFQGQVDLLKMKAIYWNEDDKGVTYREEEIPAELQAQAEEYRSNMVEAAAEANEELMNKYLEEGDLSYEDIVAGLRIRTLANEIVPAVCGSSFKNKGVPLVLDAVIQFLPAPDEIPAIKGTDPDDEEKHDERHADDSEPFSALAFKIASDKFVGTLTFVRVYSGVLKSGDSVINSVKGKKERVGRMVQMHANDRKEIDEVRAGDIAALIGMKDVTTGDTLCDNDKQIILERMDFPEPVISVAVEPKTKADQEKMGLALSKLAQEDPSFRVKTDEESGQTIISGMGELHLDIIVDRMKREFGVEANIGKPQVAYREAIRNTCEVEGKYVRQSGGRGQYGHCWIRFAPADEGQEGLVFINEIVGGAIPKEYIPAIQKGIEEQMKNGVVAGYPLLGLKATVFDGSYHDVDSSEMAFKFAASMATKQLSTKGGAVLLEPIMKVEVVTPEDYMGDVMGDLNRRRGMIQGMEDSVSGTVIRAEVPLGEMFGYATDVRSMSQGRASYSMEFLKYAEAPSNIAEAISKKQG